A DNA window from Iodobacter ciconiae contains the following coding sequences:
- a CDS encoding glutamine--tRNA ligase/YqeY domain fusion protein, translated as MSNESPVVSNFIRSTIESDLASGKHTCIQTRFPPEPNGYLHVGHAKSICLNFGVAQDYQGQCNLRMDDTNPEKENEEFAQAIASDVKWLGFEWAGEIRHAADYFDQLYAYAEELTLAGKAFVCELNAEQMREYRGNFEVPGKNSPFRDRSIEENLDLFRRMKAGEFADGSKTLRLKIDMAAPNLNLRDPVIYRIKRAHHIRTGDQWCIYPMYDYTHCISDALEGITHSLCTLEFADHRPLYDWVLDNITIDCHPQQIEFSRLELLYTMTSKRKLAALVNEGLVSGWDDPRMPTVIGMRRRGYTPEGIKLFAQRVGVSKSENVVDLSILEGAVREQLEGSCPRIMAVLRPLKVTLTNYEEGVTAARTAPYHPQHPEFGERNVPISREIWVEQDDFAEVPPSGWQRLTVGSEVRLRYSYVMKCDEVVKDAAGNVIELKCSLDMATLGQNPVGRKVKGVIHWLSAEHAVAAEVRLYDRLFTTARPDAVRGADGEYADFRQFINPESLEVVTAYIEPVARDLAPETRYQFERLGYFVTDRKDHIAGEKIVFNRAVTLKDTWKSAA; from the coding sequence ATGAGTAATGAATCCCCGGTTGTAAGTAATTTTATTCGTAGCACGATTGAGAGCGATCTTGCCAGCGGCAAGCATACCTGCATTCAAACGCGTTTTCCGCCTGAGCCTAATGGTTATTTGCACGTTGGTCATGCCAAATCGATTTGTCTGAATTTTGGAGTCGCTCAGGATTACCAGGGCCAGTGCAATTTGCGCATGGATGACACCAATCCAGAAAAAGAAAACGAAGAATTTGCGCAAGCTATTGCCAGTGATGTGAAATGGCTGGGTTTTGAATGGGCGGGTGAGATTCGGCATGCCGCTGATTACTTTGATCAACTTTATGCTTACGCCGAAGAATTAACCCTGGCGGGCAAGGCCTTTGTGTGTGAGCTGAATGCCGAGCAAATGCGTGAATACCGTGGCAATTTTGAGGTGCCGGGTAAAAACAGCCCTTTCCGTGATCGTTCCATTGAAGAAAATCTGGATTTATTCCGCCGCATGAAAGCGGGTGAATTTGCTGATGGCAGTAAAACGTTGCGCCTTAAAATTGATATGGCTGCGCCAAACTTGAATTTGCGTGATCCGGTGATTTACCGTATCAAGCGTGCGCACCATATCCGTACCGGTGATCAATGGTGTATCTACCCTATGTATGATTACACCCATTGTATTTCTGATGCGCTGGAAGGCATTACCCACAGCCTGTGTACGCTCGAATTTGCTGATCACCGCCCGCTTTACGATTGGGTGCTGGATAATATTACGATTGATTGTCACCCACAGCAGATCGAGTTCTCGCGTCTTGAGCTGCTGTATACCATGACTTCCAAGCGTAAGCTGGCAGCTCTGGTGAACGAAGGCCTGGTGTCAGGCTGGGATGATCCGCGCATGCCGACTGTGATTGGTATGCGTCGCCGCGGTTATACACCTGAAGGCATTAAGTTGTTTGCCCAGCGAGTGGGTGTGTCCAAATCAGAGAACGTGGTTGATCTAAGTATTCTGGAAGGCGCAGTGCGTGAGCAATTGGAAGGCAGCTGCCCGCGCATTATGGCCGTGCTTCGCCCGCTTAAAGTGACGCTGACCAATTACGAAGAAGGCGTTACTGCTGCCCGCACTGCGCCTTACCACCCGCAACATCCGGAGTTTGGCGAGCGCAATGTACCTATCTCGCGCGAGATCTGGGTGGAGCAGGATGATTTTGCCGAAGTGCCGCCGTCAGGCTGGCAACGTCTGACTGTGGGTAGTGAAGTGCGTTTGCGCTACTCCTATGTAATGAAGTGTGATGAAGTCGTTAAAGACGCTGCGGGCAATGTGATTGAACTTAAATGCAGTCTGGATATGGCGACACTGGGGCAAAATCCGGTGGGACGTAAGGTAAAAGGTGTAATTCACTGGCTGTCAGCAGAGCATGCTGTGGCTGCCGAAGTGCGGCTTTATGATCGACTGTTTACGACTGCACGCCCGGATGCAGTACGTGGTGCGGATGGCGAGTATGCAGATTTTCGCCAGTTTATTAACCCTGAGTCACTGGAAGTTGTTACGGCCTATATAGAGCCCGTAGCGCGCGATTTAGCACCAGAAACCCGCTATCAATTCGAGCGTCTGGGTTATTTTGTCACCGATCGCAAAGACCATATTGCCGGTGAAAAAATCGTCTTCAACCGCGCGGTTACACTGAAAGACACGTGGAAAAGCGCAGCGTGA
- the hemE gene encoding uroporphyrinogen decarboxylase, which produces MSQLQNDTFLRALCREPVPYTPVWLMRQAGRYLPEYCATRKVAGSFLQLCKNTELATEVTLQPLERYPLDAAILFSDILTVPDAMGLGLYFAEGEGPKFERPLRDERDILALTVPDVGTELRYVTDAVSSIRKALNGRVPLIGFSGSPFTLACYMIEGAGSATFSRVKTMLYDRPDLLHHILDVNARTVIDYLNAQIEAGAQAVQIFDTWGGALAYGKYQEFSLNYMKQVIAGLKREHDGRKVPVIVFTKGGGLWLEDIANSGCDAVGLDWTVDLADARRRIGDKVALQGNFDPNALFANPAAIESEVDRLLASFGEGEGHVFNLGHGISQFTNPDHVTTLVDSVHNLSQKYHQIHK; this is translated from the coding sequence ATGAGTCAATTACAAAACGATACTTTTTTGCGTGCACTATGTCGTGAGCCTGTGCCCTACACACCGGTCTGGCTGATGCGCCAGGCCGGGCGTTATTTGCCCGAGTACTGCGCTACCCGCAAAGTGGCCGGATCTTTTTTGCAGCTGTGCAAAAATACTGAGCTTGCCACCGAAGTGACCTTGCAGCCGCTGGAGCGCTATCCGCTTGATGCTGCAATTTTATTCAGCGATATCCTGACCGTGCCTGATGCCATGGGCCTGGGTTTGTATTTTGCAGAAGGGGAAGGCCCGAAGTTTGAGCGGCCACTGCGGGACGAGCGCGATATTCTGGCGCTGACCGTGCCAGATGTAGGCACTGAGCTGCGTTATGTGACCGATGCGGTGTCATCTATCCGTAAGGCTTTAAATGGCCGTGTACCCCTGATCGGTTTCTCGGGCAGTCCGTTCACTCTTGCTTGCTATATGATCGAAGGCGCAGGCTCTGCAACATTTAGCCGTGTTAAAACCATGCTTTATGATCGGCCTGATCTCTTGCACCATATCCTGGATGTGAATGCCCGCACTGTGATTGATTATCTGAATGCGCAAATTGAAGCAGGCGCTCAGGCAGTGCAGATTTTTGATACCTGGGGAGGTGCTTTGGCCTATGGCAAGTATCAGGAATTTTCGCTCAATTATATGAAGCAGGTGATTGCCGGCCTTAAGCGTGAGCATGACGGGCGTAAAGTGCCGGTGATTGTGTTTACCAAGGGTGGTGGTCTGTGGCTGGAAGATATCGCTAATAGTGGTTGCGATGCAGTAGGGCTGGATTGGACTGTTGATCTGGCTGATGCACGTCGCCGTATCGGTGATAAAGTGGCTTTGCAGGGTAATTTTGATCCGAATGCGTTGTTTGCCAATCCCGCTGCAATCGAGTCTGAAGTTGATCGCTTACTGGCAAGTTTTGGTGAAGGAGAGGGACATGTATTTAATCTGGGCCATGGTATTTCACAATTTACTAACCCTGATCATGTAACCACTCTGGTGGATAGTGTGCATAATCTATCTCAAAAATATCATCAAATTCACAAGTAA
- the radC gene encoding RadC family protein, with protein MAITDWPEDERPREKLLAHGAENLSDAELLALFLRVGVKGKSAVDLSRDLLLHFGSLQALFHAPHNALCQVHGMGSAKYCQLQAVLEMSKRALQEELRQTDAFTSPAAVKAFLKLRLRSLDHEEFHALFLNTAHQLISAETLFKGSLSETRIYPREVARRALTLNAAAVIVAHNHPSGSPQASDADIHITQQLRNTLETIDVTLLDHCIIAAHQVISMAELGLL; from the coding sequence ATGGCAATCACCGACTGGCCCGAAGACGAGCGCCCCAGAGAAAAACTACTTGCCCATGGAGCAGAAAATCTGAGTGATGCCGAACTGCTGGCGCTTTTTTTGCGCGTTGGGGTAAAAGGCAAAAGCGCAGTGGATCTGTCCCGGGATTTGCTGCTGCATTTTGGCTCTTTACAAGCACTATTTCATGCACCGCACAATGCACTTTGTCAGGTTCACGGCATGGGCTCCGCCAAATACTGCCAGCTACAGGCTGTTTTAGAAATGTCCAAGCGAGCCCTGCAAGAAGAGCTTCGCCAGACAGATGCATTTACCTCGCCAGCAGCTGTGAAAGCTTTTTTGAAACTACGCCTTCGCAGCCTGGATCACGAAGAATTTCATGCGCTATTTTTAAACACAGCCCATCAGTTAATTAGTGCTGAAACATTATTTAAAGGATCATTATCCGAGACTCGGATTTACCCGCGTGAAGTAGCAAGGCGAGCTTTAACCTTAAATGCTGCAGCCGTGATCGTCGCGCACAATCATCCATCCGGCAGCCCGCAAGCATCAGATGCAGATATTCACATTACCCAGCAGTTGCGCAATACTTTGGAAACGATCGACGTAACCCTGCTTGATCACTGCATTATTGCCGCGCACCAGGTAATCTCAATGGCAGAACTGGGGCTCCTATGA
- a CDS encoding basic amino acid ABC transporter substrate-binding protein, with product MFSKKNIILLLASTTLLVTPAYAAKAYQVATDAAYAPFESVNEKKEIVGFDIDIIKAVALKAGIDIQLHNTPWEGIFATLSSGDRDLVVSAVTITPERKQSMDFSDPYFEAKQLIAIGKKSTISNFTALKEKKVGVQTGTTGDEVVQKLLGKTSSNIKRFESTPLALKELLNGGVDAVVADNGVVINFMTNNKSSSLKTIDDVTFAKEYYGFAVKKGNKELLEKLNKGIAAIKADGTYDKIHKKYFGS from the coding sequence ATGTTCAGCAAAAAAAATATAATTCTATTGCTCGCCAGTACCACGCTGCTCGTTACTCCTGCATATGCTGCAAAAGCTTACCAGGTTGCCACCGATGCCGCTTATGCACCGTTTGAATCTGTAAATGAGAAAAAAGAAATTGTCGGTTTTGACATAGACATCATTAAAGCAGTTGCACTCAAAGCAGGTATAGACATTCAGCTACACAATACCCCCTGGGAAGGTATTTTTGCGACGCTTAGCTCTGGTGATCGTGATTTAGTCGTCTCTGCCGTCACCATTACACCGGAACGCAAACAAAGCATGGATTTTTCTGATCCATATTTTGAAGCCAAGCAACTAATTGCAATTGGCAAAAAAAGCACCATAAGCAACTTTACGGCATTGAAAGAAAAAAAAGTAGGCGTTCAAACGGGTACAACCGGTGATGAAGTCGTTCAAAAGCTACTCGGCAAAACCAGCTCGAATATCAAACGCTTTGAATCTACGCCACTAGCCCTTAAAGAATTACTAAATGGCGGTGTAGATGCTGTCGTTGCCGACAATGGCGTCGTTATTAATTTCATGACTAATAATAAATCATCAAGTCTCAAAACCATTGACGATGTAACTTTCGCAAAAGAATACTATGGATTCGCTGTAAAGAAAGGTAATAAAGAACTATTAGAAAAACTAAACAAAGGTATCGCTGCAATTAAAGCTGATGGTACTTACGACAAAATCCATAAGAAATACTTCGGTAGTTAA
- the coaBC gene encoding bifunctional phosphopantothenoylcysteine decarboxylase/phosphopantothenate--cysteine ligase CoaBC, whose product MSQKRIVLGVTGGVAAYKSVELVRLLTKASYEVQVVMTEAATKFVGPVTFQAVSGRPVFVDLWDGRAPNNMAHIDLTRGAHAIVVAPATADFMAKVANGFADDLLSTLVAARDCPLLLAPAMNRQMWENPPNQRNVAQLISDGVHILGPGEGEQACGEIGLGRMLEPEVLLQHIDAFFQLKLLAGKRVLITAGPTFERIDAVRGITNSSSGKMGYAIARAAWESGADVVLVSGETALPEPLGCRRIDVVSAEEMLQAVNAEVEDTDIFISVAAVSDYYVLNPSEQKIKKDAHILTLELGPNPDILANITARDHPPFCVGFAAESENLLEYAEAKRKRKKLPLLAANLVQNAMGSDENEIILLDDDGETRLTRAPKLDVARRLIAHIARLYQKR is encoded by the coding sequence ATGAGCCAAAAACGCATCGTACTTGGAGTAACCGGTGGCGTTGCCGCGTATAAATCAGTTGAGCTGGTACGCTTATTAACAAAAGCGTCTTATGAAGTTCAGGTGGTCATGACCGAAGCTGCAACAAAGTTTGTTGGGCCCGTGACATTTCAGGCCGTATCGGGGCGCCCGGTTTTTGTTGATTTATGGGATGGGCGAGCGCCAAATAATATGGCGCACATTGATTTAACCCGCGGTGCTCATGCCATTGTGGTGGCCCCGGCTACTGCTGATTTTATGGCGAAAGTTGCTAATGGTTTTGCCGATGATTTGTTGTCAACCCTGGTGGCAGCCAGAGACTGTCCGCTTTTATTAGCGCCTGCCATGAATCGGCAAATGTGGGAAAACCCGCCGAATCAGCGCAATGTGGCGCAGCTGATTTCTGATGGTGTACATATTCTGGGGCCTGGCGAGGGGGAGCAGGCCTGTGGTGAAATAGGTCTTGGCCGGATGCTGGAGCCAGAAGTGCTGCTGCAGCATATCGATGCTTTTTTTCAGTTGAAATTGCTGGCTGGTAAACGGGTCTTGATCACTGCTGGGCCCACTTTCGAGCGGATCGACGCCGTACGCGGCATTACTAACAGCAGCTCAGGTAAAATGGGCTATGCCATTGCCCGTGCAGCTTGGGAGTCTGGCGCAGATGTAGTTCTGGTGTCAGGTGAAACCGCTTTGCCAGAGCCGCTGGGCTGCCGCCGTATTGATGTGGTGAGTGCAGAGGAAATGTTGCAGGCCGTGAATGCCGAAGTAGAAGACACTGACATCTTTATTAGTGTGGCTGCTGTTTCTGATTACTATGTGCTTAACCCCTCCGAGCAAAAAATTAAGAAAGATGCGCACATCCTGACTCTGGAACTTGGCCCCAACCCGGATATTCTGGCCAATATTACCGCACGGGATCATCCTCCATTTTGTGTAGGTTTTGCTGCGGAATCCGAAAATCTGCTGGAATATGCAGAAGCGAAGCGCAAGCGCAAAAAGCTGCCTCTGCTGGCGGCTAATTTAGTGCAAAATGCAATGGGTTCTGATGAAAATGAAATTATTTTGCTTGATGATGATGGTGAAACGCGATTAACACGTGCCCCCAAGCTTGATGTTGCGCGCCGTTTGATTGCCCATATCGCACGGCTTTATCAAAAAAGGTAA
- a CDS encoding branched-chain amino acid ABC transporter substrate-binding protein, which produces MTIARYSLIAAAILALGACGKQEPPKEMASQAATVTAPPVAGSDTVKIAHSAPLTGNNAHFGKDNENGTRMAIDEINAEGGADIAGKKVKFELVSEDDQADPKTATTVAQRFVDMKVVGIIGHMNSGTTIPASKIYADAGIPQISPSATAVAYTAQGFKSAFRVMSNDAQQGKVLGDFAVKKLAAKKIAIIDDRTAYGQGLADEFEKAAKAAGAEVVKREFTTNQETDFNAILTSIKGAKPDLVFYGGMDAQAAPLKKQAKKLGIAAKIMGGDGTQTPEFIKLAGADSEGMVSSSPGQSKESMPGGTEFLTKFKAKFGVDVNLYAPYNYDATKVMIEAMKKAGSVDPAKYLPELQKIEYKGVTGTISFDEKGDIKNGPITVYQVKGGKWEVIEVVAGEAK; this is translated from the coding sequence ATGACTATTGCACGTTACAGCCTTATCGCGGCTGCCATTCTGGCTCTTGGCGCTTGTGGTAAACAGGAACCCCCCAAAGAAATGGCCAGCCAGGCCGCTACAGTAACAGCCCCTCCCGTAGCTGGCAGCGATACAGTAAAAATTGCTCACTCAGCCCCGCTTACCGGCAATAATGCACACTTTGGCAAAGACAACGAAAATGGCACACGCATGGCTATTGATGAAATCAATGCCGAAGGCGGTGCTGATATTGCGGGGAAAAAAGTTAAATTTGAACTGGTTTCCGAAGACGATCAGGCCGATCCTAAAACGGCCACAACCGTAGCCCAGCGCTTTGTCGACATGAAAGTTGTCGGCATTATTGGCCATATGAACTCTGGCACGACCATTCCCGCATCCAAGATTTATGCGGATGCAGGAATTCCGCAAATTTCCCCGTCAGCCACCGCCGTTGCTTACACAGCACAAGGCTTTAAATCAGCTTTTCGCGTGATGAGTAATGATGCTCAGCAGGGAAAAGTACTTGGTGACTTTGCCGTTAAAAAACTAGCCGCTAAAAAAATAGCCATTATTGATGACCGCACGGCTTATGGCCAAGGTTTGGCAGATGAGTTTGAAAAAGCCGCCAAAGCAGCTGGGGCCGAAGTCGTTAAACGAGAATTTACCACCAATCAAGAAACAGACTTTAATGCGATTCTGACCAGCATTAAGGGTGCAAAACCCGATCTCGTCTTTTATGGCGGCATGGATGCACAAGCTGCCCCCCTTAAAAAGCAAGCTAAAAAACTAGGTATTGCCGCAAAAATAATGGGGGGAGATGGCACACAAACTCCTGAGTTTATTAAACTAGCAGGTGCAGATTCTGAAGGCATGGTATCTTCGAGCCCCGGTCAATCTAAAGAAAGCATGCCGGGCGGCACCGAATTTTTAACAAAATTCAAAGCAAAGTTTGGTGTAGACGTTAACCTCTATGCTCCTTACAATTACGATGCAACTAAAGTCATGATTGAAGCCATGAAAAAAGCAGGTTCCGTTGATCCTGCAAAATACCTGCCTGAATTGCAAAAGATCGAATACAAAGGTGTAACAGGCACCATTAGCTTTGATGAAAAGGGTGATATTAAAAACGGCCCGATCACGGTCTATCAAGTGAAAGGTGGCAAGTGGGAAGTCATCGAAGTCGTTGCAGGTGAAGCTAAGTAA
- a CDS encoding primosomal protein N', which produces MTGVLKKCCYVSVALDVPLTRLFEYRCIEASLPKIGARVIVPFGPRRLAGVVLGVASETQFDSSKIRPVVALPNDMPPLPEDVLALGRFCAEYYGHPLGQVLATALPVALRQPKVFVPPEPSGVYQATDLNALLQSLSARATAQKQLALMLAQPMARAELAAASPSASKWLKNWMEAGWVAFTETLPDVIPLPAGAAEANAEQAAAIAAIDGSHAAFAAFLLFGITGSGKTEVYLQTIAACLARGQQALVLVPEINLTPQLEARFRARFPTARIVALHSGLSDKERVLNWLSASRGEAHIVLGTRLAVFTPMPRLGMIVVDEEHDASFKQQEGLRYSARDAAVYRAHQRQVPIVLGSATPALETWHNARSGRYRLITLQHRAVGGAMPPIIEIIPMHRAKVVEGLHQATLNIMRDHLAAGQQVLVFINRRGYAPVLSCGECGWLGECKRCSAKLVLHLKERRLRCHHCGDEQMIPTACPDCGNQDIRPLGQGTQRIEAALETLFPDAKILRIDRDNTRRKGSLQEMLRQVSAGEANLLVGTQMMAKGHDFPALNLVVVLNADAGLFSVDFRGEERMYAQLLQVAGRAGRAGTQGRVLIQTGYHDHPFYGQLLAQDYAAFADAQLDERRSMQLPPFAAYALLRAEAEEGALAKAFLQQLQALLADAAGVQMFDPIAATMQRKAGMERWQLLVMSDTRHPLVNALKRIAPMLEVRNNKVRCILDVDPIEM; this is translated from the coding sequence ATGACCGGAGTATTAAAAAAATGCTGCTACGTTTCAGTGGCGCTCGATGTTCCGCTTACACGCCTTTTTGAATACCGCTGCATTGAAGCGTCTTTGCCAAAGATCGGGGCGCGGGTGATTGTGCCCTTCGGCCCGCGCCGCTTGGCGGGGGTGGTACTGGGGGTGGCGAGTGAAACGCAGTTTGATAGCAGCAAAATACGCCCGGTCGTTGCTTTGCCCAATGATATGCCGCCCTTGCCTGAGGATGTACTGGCGCTTGGCCGTTTTTGTGCCGAGTATTACGGCCATCCCTTAGGGCAAGTTCTGGCCACTGCGCTGCCGGTTGCGCTGCGCCAGCCTAAGGTCTTTGTGCCGCCAGAGCCCAGTGGCGTTTATCAAGCCACCGATTTAAATGCCTTATTACAAAGCTTGTCTGCCCGCGCGACGGCCCAAAAACAATTGGCCCTGATGCTGGCGCAGCCTATGGCACGTGCCGAGTTGGCCGCGGCATCTCCCAGTGCGAGTAAATGGCTGAAGAATTGGATGGAAGCGGGCTGGGTGGCTTTTACAGAAACGTTGCCTGATGTGATTCCCTTGCCCGCAGGGGCTGCCGAGGCGAATGCCGAGCAGGCCGCAGCCATTGCCGCGATTGATGGCAGCCATGCTGCTTTTGCTGCCTTTTTGCTGTTTGGAATTACCGGTAGTGGCAAGACCGAAGTCTATTTGCAAACCATCGCCGCTTGCCTTGCACGAGGACAGCAAGCTTTGGTGCTGGTGCCGGAGATCAACCTGACGCCTCAATTGGAAGCGCGTTTCAGAGCGCGCTTTCCCACGGCCCGCATTGTGGCCTTGCATAGTGGCCTCAGTGATAAAGAAAGGGTGCTCAATTGGCTGTCTGCCAGCCGGGGCGAGGCGCATATTGTGCTTGGCACGCGTCTGGCTGTGTTTACACCTATGCCGCGCTTGGGAATGATCGTGGTGGATGAAGAACACGACGCCTCGTTTAAGCAGCAAGAAGGCCTGCGCTATTCGGCGCGTGATGCCGCTGTGTATCGGGCGCATCAGCGGCAAGTGCCGATTGTGCTCGGCTCGGCCACACCGGCACTGGAAACCTGGCACAACGCCCGTTCGGGGCGCTATCGCCTGATTACTTTGCAACACCGCGCTGTGGGCGGCGCAATGCCCCCTATAATCGAAATTATTCCCATGCATCGCGCCAAGGTGGTGGAAGGTCTGCATCAGGCTACTTTAAACATCATGCGTGACCATTTGGCGGCGGGTCAGCAGGTGCTGGTGTTTATTAACCGTCGCGGCTATGCGCCGGTGCTCTCTTGCGGTGAATGCGGCTGGCTGGGTGAATGTAAGCGCTGTTCGGCCAAGCTGGTGCTGCATTTAAAAGAGCGCCGTTTGCGCTGCCATCACTGCGGTGACGAGCAAATGATTCCGACGGCTTGCCCGGATTGCGGTAATCAGGATATACGTCCGCTTGGGCAGGGAACACAGCGGATTGAAGCCGCTTTAGAAACATTGTTCCCTGATGCCAAAATCTTACGTATCGATAGAGACAATACAAGGCGCAAAGGTAGCCTGCAGGAAATGCTGCGCCAGGTAAGTGCGGGCGAGGCCAATTTGCTGGTGGGCACGCAAATGATGGCCAAGGGGCATGATTTTCCGGCGCTTAATCTGGTGGTGGTATTAAATGCTGATGCGGGTTTGTTCAGTGTCGATTTTCGCGGAGAAGAGCGTATGTATGCCCAGCTCTTGCAAGTAGCTGGGCGTGCGGGGCGGGCAGGCACGCAAGGGCGGGTGCTGATTCAGACCGGCTATCATGATCACCCGTTTTATGGTCAGTTGCTGGCGCAGGATTATGCGGCCTTTGCGGATGCTCAGCTGGATGAGCGTCGTAGCATGCAGCTGCCGCCTTTTGCAGCTTATGCACTATTACGTGCCGAGGCAGAAGAGGGAGCGCTGGCTAAGGCATTTTTGCAGCAATTGCAAGCTCTGCTTGCTGATGCGGCAGGCGTACAGATGTTTGATCCGATTGCTGCCACCATGCAGCGTAAGGCAGGGATGGAGCGCTGGCAGCTGCTGGTGATGAGTGACACACGTCATCCCTTGGTGAACGCCTTAAAACGGATTGCGCCCATGCTGGAGGTCCGCAATAATAAAGTACGCTGCATTCTGGATGTAGATCCGATTGAGATGTAG
- a CDS encoding amino acid ABC transporter permease, whose amino-acid sequence MDFITFWQQIQTAVPILSNFQLQVVWEYRSLFIDGMKMTIGITLIAVVFGTLIGLFAGMARLADVKHGLWKYPVRFLVRWPSSAYVTFFRGTPLFVQILLTHFAVMPMLVHPSDGLLISGDLASTLRQDYGAFMSGLVALTLNAGAYITEIFRAGIQSIAKGQFEASRSLGMNYWQTMRFVIIPQAFRRMLPPLGNEAIMLLKDSSLVSAIGLAELAYAARTVAGAYSRYWEPYLTISFLYLILTLLMAAGVNKLEKHFQASGGIH is encoded by the coding sequence ATGGATTTCATTACATTTTGGCAACAAATACAAACAGCCGTTCCCATTCTTTCTAATTTTCAATTACAAGTTGTCTGGGAATATCGCTCACTCTTTATTGATGGCATGAAGATGACCATCGGCATTACCCTGATTGCGGTTGTCTTTGGTACATTAATTGGCTTATTTGCGGGAATGGCCCGCCTTGCCGACGTCAAACACGGCCTATGGAAATACCCGGTCCGCTTTTTAGTCCGCTGGCCCTCTTCTGCCTATGTCACATTTTTCCGCGGCACGCCTTTATTTGTGCAAATTCTACTCACCCACTTTGCCGTCATGCCAATGCTAGTGCATCCCTCTGATGGCCTGCTTATCAGTGGGGATCTGGCCTCCACACTTCGCCAGGACTACGGCGCATTTATGTCTGGCCTTGTGGCGCTCACCCTGAATGCCGGCGCTTATATCACCGAGATCTTCCGTGCAGGGATTCAGTCGATAGCCAAAGGCCAATTTGAAGCATCCCGCTCCCTGGGTATGAATTACTGGCAAACCATGCGTTTTGTGATTATCCCGCAAGCCTTCCGACGCATGCTGCCACCACTAGGCAATGAAGCCATTATGCTGCTCAAAGACAGCTCGCTGGTATCTGCCATTGGTTTAGCCGAGCTGGCTTACGCCGCCAGAACAGTCGCTGGTGCGTATTCTCGCTACTGGGAGCCTTACCTCACCATCTCGTTCCTCTACCTGATTCTTACCCTGCTGATGGCTGCAGGTGTAAACAAACTGGAGAAACACTTTCAGGCCAGCGGCGGCATTCACTAG
- a CDS encoding HDOD domain-containing protein — translation MKLEEVFEQTHKLPTIPKVVQELIDSFSKDDIDIETIAKKISLDQVITAKVLRLANSAHFGASRQIASVNEAVVVLGFNTVRTLVVASGVTGAFITTPGFDRKRFWKHSLRVATLAKWLSKHAKYNGEIAFTTGMIHSIGEMLIHIVAPELAAKIDQYVENGAADRVALETNNIGFDYVMVGEELARRWNFPIEIQMAVKYQNIPNDQQPSSKLSHLLHLALLLTQNEKNSADVQKLAASLPALSLDALALDIETLNAQLIEIKDLTCGMEEMMG, via the coding sequence ATGAAACTTGAAGAAGTTTTCGAACAAACGCACAAGCTGCCGACTATACCCAAGGTTGTTCAAGAACTCATTGATAGCTTTAGCAAAGATGATATTGATATCGAGACCATTGCAAAAAAAATTTCGCTCGACCAGGTTATTACCGCAAAAGTACTTCGCCTGGCTAACTCCGCCCACTTTGGCGCATCCAGACAAATTGCATCTGTAAACGAAGCAGTAGTTGTCCTTGGGTTTAACACTGTCCGAACCTTAGTAGTTGCCTCCGGTGTTACAGGCGCATTTATTACAACCCCTGGCTTTGATCGTAAGCGTTTTTGGAAACATAGTCTGCGCGTGGCCACGCTGGCTAAATGGCTTTCCAAGCATGCCAAATATAATGGTGAAATCGCCTTTACCACTGGCATGATTCACAGTATTGGCGAAATGCTTATTCATATCGTGGCACCCGAATTAGCAGCAAAAATTGATCAATATGTAGAAAATGGCGCTGCAGATCGTGTAGCGCTGGAAACTAATAATATTGGCTTTGATTATGTTATGGTGGGGGAAGAGCTTGCCCGCCGCTGGAATTTCCCGATTGAAATTCAAATGGCTGTTAAATACCAAAATATACCAAATGATCAACAGCCCAGCTCCAAATTAAGCCATCTGTTGCACCTTGCCTTGCTACTGACCCAAAATGAAAAAAACAGCGCAGACGTACAGAAACTGGCCGCCAGCCTGCCCGCATTATCACTCGACGCTCTGGCCCTTGATATTGAGACCTTGAATGCTCAGCTTATTGAAATTAAAGACCTCACCTGTGGCATGGAAGAAATGATGGGCTAA